In Hahella sp. KA22, one genomic interval encodes:
- the mapR gene encoding GntR family transcriptional regulator MpaR (MapR regulates genes involved in Pseudomonas quinolone signal (PQS) production and anthranilate metabolism) — translation MKRYEQLANEIADLIRSGVLPAGSRVPSVRNASKTYGVSASTVFEAYYLLENRGLIRSRPRSGYFVCNQAKQAAPAAQKRPRQTLASTSVDVSELVFSVLGSVRDPAITPLGSAFPSPTLFPMQRLARSMAKATRLMDLRSVVADLPPGNRDLRRQIALRYVMEGVSAPMEELVITSGAMEALNLCLQAVTQPGDLVAIESPAFYASLQVLERLQLKAVEIPVDAGAGMDLDVLEQALANHPIKACWLMSNFQNPVGVTLAEEKKRRLVALLRRHQVPLIEDDVYGELYFSAHAPKPAKAFDEDGWVMHCGSFSKSLAPGYRVGWTAAGRFAQQVERLRLMTTISASIPAQAAIADYLQFGGYDRHLRKLRHNLEVQQNQMLAAIDRYFPSQTRVTRPDGGYFLWLELPAAVDSLALFKLALEQGVSIAPGPIFSATRRFRHFIRLNYGHPWGPEFEQAMEVLGRLVRSF, via the coding sequence ATGAAACGTTACGAGCAGTTGGCGAATGAGATCGCGGACCTGATCCGCTCCGGCGTGCTGCCGGCGGGAAGCCGGGTTCCGTCGGTGCGTAACGCCAGTAAGACCTATGGCGTCAGCGCCTCCACCGTGTTTGAAGCCTATTACCTGTTGGAAAATCGCGGCCTGATCCGCTCCAGACCGCGCTCGGGTTATTTTGTCTGCAATCAGGCCAAGCAAGCGGCGCCGGCGGCGCAAAAACGCCCGCGACAGACGTTGGCTTCTACCTCGGTGGACGTCAGTGAACTGGTGTTTTCCGTGCTCGGCTCCGTGCGCGATCCCGCCATTACGCCGCTGGGCTCTGCGTTTCCCAGTCCGACGCTGTTTCCCATGCAACGGCTGGCGCGCTCCATGGCCAAGGCCACGCGTTTGATGGATTTACGCTCCGTGGTCGCCGATCTGCCGCCGGGAAATCGGGATCTGCGTCGTCAGATTGCGTTGCGATATGTCATGGAAGGCGTCTCCGCGCCGATGGAGGAACTGGTCATCACCAGCGGGGCGATGGAGGCGCTGAATCTGTGTCTGCAGGCGGTAACGCAGCCAGGGGATCTGGTGGCCATTGAATCCCCCGCTTTCTACGCCAGCCTGCAAGTGTTGGAGCGGCTGCAGCTCAAAGCGGTGGAGATTCCCGTGGACGCCGGCGCAGGCATGGATCTGGACGTATTGGAGCAGGCGCTGGCCAATCACCCGATCAAGGCCTGCTGGCTGATGTCCAACTTTCAGAACCCGGTGGGCGTCACCCTGGCGGAGGAGAAAAAGCGTCGGCTGGTCGCCCTGTTGCGACGACATCAGGTTCCCTTGATTGAAGATGATGTCTACGGCGAGCTTTATTTCAGCGCCCATGCGCCCAAACCCGCCAAAGCTTTTGATGAAGACGGCTGGGTGATGCACTGCGGCTCCTTCTCGAAAAGCCTCGCTCCCGGTTATCGCGTTGGTTGGACCGCCGCCGGTCGTTTCGCCCAGCAGGTGGAGCGTCTGCGTCTGATGACGACGATTTCCGCATCCATTCCCGCTCAGGCGGCTATTGCGGACTACCTGCAATTCGGCGGCTATGACCGTCATTTGCGCAAGCTGCGTCATAATCTGGAAGTACAGCAGAACCAGATGCTGGCGGCGATAGATCGCTATTTCCCGTCGCAAACCCGGGTGACGCGGCCTGACGGCGGCTACTTCTTATGGCTCGAATTACCCGCCGCTGTGGATTCGCTGGCCCTGTTTAAACTGGCGTTGGAGCAGGGCGTCAGCATTGCTCCGGGCCCAATCTTCTCCGCCACGCGTCGCTTCCGCCATTTTATCCGGCTCAACTATGGCCACCCCTGGGGGCCGGAGTTTGAGCAGGCCATGGAGGTACTGGGTCGTCTGGTCCGTTCCTTTTAA
- the ccoG gene encoding cytochrome c oxidase accessory protein CcoG has protein sequence MSEHIPVHNIEAVTVDLYESRTKVHTRSFSGRYRRLRLLGGFLLFALYFGVAWLNWEGRQAVLWDIASRKFHIFGDTFWPQDFILLSGILIIGAFGLFFLTVFAGRAWCGYACPQSMWTWVFMWAEKVTEGDRNQRIKLDKAPLSLEKTTRRGLKHGLWLLVSLATAVTFVGYFTPIRSLVMELATLEVGGWSLFWIGFFTVATYLNAGWLREQVCFHMCPYGRFQSSMLDEDSLVVTYDAARGESRGPRKKNAPYRTQGLGDCVDCSMCVQVCPTGIDIRDGLQMECIGCAACIDACDAVMAKMGYDAGLVRYTGERALKGGEARLLRPRLLGYGAVLLLMISVFAWVMASRPLLSLDVAKDRGLYRYNSENRIENGYILDILNKENEPKTFLINASGLEGLEMGGERRVQVGPESAVSVPVTLSMRPGQILQRSSDVFFEVTDAYRPERKVVKPSRFTGPTAK, from the coding sequence ATGAGCGAGCATATCCCGGTTCACAATATCGAGGCGGTGACGGTTGATCTGTATGAGTCCCGCACCAAGGTTCATACCCGCAGTTTCAGCGGCCGCTACAGGCGATTGCGTCTGTTGGGCGGTTTTCTGCTGTTCGCCCTGTATTTCGGGGTGGCCTGGCTGAACTGGGAAGGTCGACAGGCGGTGCTGTGGGATATCGCTTCCCGCAAGTTTCATATCTTTGGCGACACCTTCTGGCCGCAGGATTTTATTCTGCTTTCCGGCATTCTCATTATTGGCGCCTTTGGCCTGTTTTTCCTGACTGTGTTCGCCGGACGCGCATGGTGCGGCTACGCCTGTCCTCAGAGCATGTGGACCTGGGTGTTCATGTGGGCGGAGAAGGTCACGGAAGGCGATCGTAATCAACGCATCAAACTGGACAAAGCGCCGTTGAGCCTGGAGAAGACGACCCGGCGCGGACTCAAGCATGGGCTGTGGCTGCTGGTCAGTCTGGCGACGGCGGTGACTTTTGTCGGTTATTTCACCCCCATCCGCAGTCTGGTTATGGAATTGGCGACCCTGGAAGTCGGCGGCTGGAGCCTGTTCTGGATCGGCTTTTTCACCGTCGCCACCTATCTGAACGCCGGCTGGCTGCGCGAGCAGGTGTGTTTTCACATGTGCCCCTACGGACGGTTCCAGTCTTCCATGCTGGATGAGGACTCTCTGGTGGTGACCTATGACGCCGCCAGAGGCGAATCTCGTGGTCCGCGCAAGAAGAACGCGCCGTATCGCACACAAGGTCTGGGGGATTGCGTTGATTGCAGCATGTGCGTGCAGGTGTGTCCCACTGGCATTGATATCCGTGACGGGCTGCAAATGGAATGCATAGGATGCGCCGCCTGTATCGACGCCTGTGACGCGGTTATGGCGAAGATGGGGTATGACGCGGGTCTGGTGCGCTACACCGGCGAACGCGCATTGAAAGGCGGCGAGGCGCGCCTACTCAGGCCGCGACTGCTGGGGTACGGAGCCGTGTTGCTGCTGATGATCAGCGTGTTCGCCTGGGTAATGGCTTCCCGACCGCTGCTATCTCTGGATGTGGCCAAAGACCGCGGACTGTATCGGTACAACTCGGAAAACCGTATAGAAAACGGCTACATACTGGATATTCTGAATAAAGAAAATGAGCCGAAAACGTTCCTGATCAACGCGTCGGGTCTGGAAGGGCTGGAGATGGGCGGCGAACGCAGAGTACAGGTTGGGCCGGAAAGCGCCGTCAGCGTACCTGTTACGTTATCGATGCGGCCAGGTCAGATTCTGCAACGCTCCAGCGATGTTTTCTTTGAAGTGACGGACGCCTACCGGCCTGAGCGGAAAGTAGTCAAGCCCAGTCGTTTCACCGGGCCTACTGCAAAATAA
- a CDS encoding DUF695 domain-containing protein: MQDNWSVYPKFTDEGQAWVSVNLGYEEIARTDARDSLLAVKLKLKRANAQGLPTSEEFAALEEIDEALFQGLDAHNAVYAGRISVNHERYFFYYMNCDEEIAAAIIRNVGRQFGYTLEFGVSAEPEKQSYWRNLYPSEDDWQVIQDLEVLQTLAKSGDQPDIQREVTHWACFPTQAQAQQFADWAAAEHYVVSRCAREEDGDRFQVIYSHTGSMRLDDISFHTMFSNRKAHEHGGDYDGWETSVEKGAPAAPAKTQLFTGRPTHMIGSVAIASLAAGGIAGAALFGAVGIASPVAFSLGDWFPKLAEGALMGIFILFAMGIFVLTPLLLVLRFFGYAGPFFVYAISLLFSVLFMLDEPVFGVVGLTLSLPAAFIFCRFAYARGQGLG; the protein is encoded by the coding sequence ATGCAGGATAATTGGAGTGTCTATCCCAAATTCACTGACGAGGGGCAAGCCTGGGTGTCGGTAAACCTGGGCTATGAGGAGATTGCGCGGACCGACGCTCGTGACTCTCTATTGGCTGTAAAGCTGAAATTGAAGCGCGCCAACGCGCAAGGGTTGCCAACTTCTGAGGAGTTTGCGGCGCTGGAGGAGATTGATGAGGCGCTCTTTCAAGGCTTGGACGCGCATAACGCGGTGTATGCGGGACGCATAAGCGTAAACCACGAGCGATATTTCTTTTATTACATGAACTGCGATGAAGAGATCGCCGCCGCGATTATCCGCAATGTCGGTCGCCAATTCGGTTATACCCTGGAGTTCGGTGTGAGTGCAGAACCGGAAAAGCAGTCCTATTGGCGGAATCTCTATCCGTCGGAAGATGACTGGCAAGTCATTCAAGACCTGGAGGTGTTGCAAACGCTGGCGAAAAGCGGCGATCAACCGGATATTCAAAGGGAAGTCACGCACTGGGCGTGTTTTCCGACGCAGGCTCAGGCGCAGCAGTTTGCGGATTGGGCGGCCGCTGAGCATTACGTGGTGAGCCGCTGCGCCAGGGAAGAGGATGGAGACCGATTTCAGGTGATATACAGCCATACCGGAAGCATGCGGTTGGACGACATTTCGTTTCATACGATGTTCTCTAATCGTAAAGCGCATGAACACGGTGGCGACTATGACGGCTGGGAAACCAGTGTGGAAAAGGGCGCTCCTGCCGCACCCGCGAAAACGCAGCTGTTTACCGGGCGGCCCACGCACATGATCGGTAGTGTGGCCATCGCCAGTCTGGCGGCGGGCGGCATTGCCGGCGCAGCGCTGTTTGGCGCAGTGGGGATCGCTTCTCCTGTCGCGTTTTCTCTCGGTGACTGGTTTCCCAAATTGGCGGAAGGCGCATTGATGGGGATATTTATCCTGTTCGCAATGGGAATATTCGTACTGACGCCCCTGCTGCTGGTATTACGATTTTTCGGCTATGCAGGGCCGTTCTTTGTGTATGCAATCAGCCTGCTTTTCAGTGTCCTGTTTATGCTGGACGAGCCTGTCTTTGGCGTCGTCGGACTCACCTTATCTTTACCAGCCGCTTTTATTTTTTGCCGCTTCGCTTATGCTCGCGGTCAAGGTCTCGGTTGA
- a CDS encoding ABC transporter substrate-binding protein: MRPLVAVLDETSLGYIVVDMRGMPVQYLILLLAVFLLGAPFSWAKDHFHQPSADKLVRVATLTNYPPFTFDKRFAENVQLETIPPGLDSERLQGYSWDVLRESYHEMGYTIQLYIYPWIRAFDQVKAGKLDILFPAGFNQERASYFNYSKEPINHVEFLVYVRPDAKLSWNGLESLEGKNIGVLRGWNYGLEWERQTRIVKYDVGEILQGFAMLDKGHLDGLAGYELNFDYALQQANWRNHYKKLPVFDFTDEFAVSAKKNPDGQKLLDIFDAGKRRIVEKGIFYKINAKWQGAGVQETNPERD; encoded by the coding sequence TTGCGCCCCCTTGTCGCCGTTCTGGATGAAACCAGCTTGGGGTATATCGTCGTCGACATGCGGGGGATGCCTGTGCAGTATTTGATCTTACTTTTGGCTGTTTTTCTCTTGGGCGCGCCTTTTTCCTGGGCGAAAGATCATTTTCACCAACCCAGCGCGGATAAGCTGGTGAGGGTCGCCACCCTGACCAACTATCCGCCATTCACGTTCGACAAGCGTTTTGCCGAAAATGTGCAACTGGAAACAATCCCTCCGGGCCTGGATTCAGAACGTCTGCAAGGCTATAGCTGGGATGTGTTGAGGGAGAGCTATCATGAAATGGGGTACACCATTCAACTCTATATTTACCCCTGGATTCGCGCCTTTGATCAGGTAAAGGCCGGCAAGCTGGATATCTTGTTTCCCGCAGGCTTCAACCAGGAGCGCGCCAGCTACTTCAATTACTCCAAGGAGCCTATTAATCATGTGGAGTTTCTGGTCTACGTAAGACCTGACGCAAAACTGAGCTGGAACGGTCTGGAGTCTTTGGAAGGCAAAAACATTGGCGTGCTGCGGGGCTGGAATTACGGTCTGGAGTGGGAGCGACAGACCCGCATCGTCAAATATGACGTAGGGGAGATACTGCAAGGCTTCGCCATGTTGGATAAAGGCCATCTGGACGGCCTCGCCGGATACGAGTTGAACTTCGACTACGCGCTGCAACAGGCGAACTGGCGCAATCATTACAAAAAACTTCCTGTGTTCGACTTCACTGACGAATTCGCCGTCAGCGCCAAAAAGAATCCTGACGGTCAGAAACTGCTGGACATATTCGACGCCGGCAAACGACGTATTGTAGAGAAGGGGATCTTCTACAAGATCAATGCGAAGTGGCAGGGCGCCGGGGTGCAGGAGACCAACCCGGAGCGCGACTAA
- a CDS encoding thioesterase family protein gives MSGEKGLRMYRYELSPRYAETDAMGHINNTVPPVWLEKARDPIFELFMPGRDLSKANLITVKYMIEFHDEIRYEHEVAIFTAIAEIGNASFTVTQRIVQNDTLRATGQTTLVHFDYRNKKAAPIPDDIRARLREMMGGG, from the coding sequence GTGAGTGGCGAAAAAGGACTGCGCATGTACCGTTACGAACTCTCCCCCCGTTATGCTGAAACCGACGCCATGGGGCATATCAACAACACTGTGCCGCCTGTGTGGCTGGAAAAAGCGAGAGACCCCATTTTTGAGTTGTTTATGCCAGGGCGCGACCTATCCAAAGCCAACTTGATCACTGTGAAATACATGATCGAGTTTCATGACGAAATTCGCTACGAACACGAGGTCGCCATCTTTACCGCCATCGCGGAGATTGGAAACGCCTCGTTTACGGTCACCCAGCGCATCGTACAAAACGATACCCTGCGCGCCACGGGACAAACCACGCTGGTTCATTTCGACTACCGCAACAAGAAAGCGGCGCCCATTCCTGACGACATTCGGGCCAGGTTGAGAGAGATGATGGGGGGAGGTTAA
- a CDS encoding efflux RND transporter permease subunit, which translates to MKAFTDIFVRRPVLALVVNIVIIIAGVQAWNSLSVRQYPQSENASVTVATTYVGASADVVRGFVTTAIERAIASADGVDYIESKSMLGLSLVTARLKLNYDPTKALADITAKVNQVRNELPAGSELPAISVQSADSEFAAAYLSFWSESLSQSEITDYLVRVVQPRLAALSGVQRADIFGARTFAMRIWLKPDHMAAMNISPSQVRDALAANNYLAPVGSTKGSFVQTYLTANTDLHTVEEFKELVIRQENDTIIRLQDIADVELGAEEYDTEVSFNGQTAVFMGIFPLPSANTIEVVERVRKDLEAITEDLPPGLQGGIGYDASEYINNAIHEVVGTLTDTLLIVVVVIFLFLGSFRSVLVPIVAIPVSLIGAIFLMQVFGFTLNLLTLLAIVLSVGLVVDDAIVVVENVERHLREGRSPVEAARIGARELIGPVIAMTITLAAVYTPIGLQGGLTGALFREFALTLAGAVTISGIVALTLSPMMSAKLLRSAESEEKGFTGWVNHRFDRLRDGYGNVLEKVLRARPAVYTIWAGLSLMVIPMYMFSPKELAPLEDQGFMFGIINNAANASADQKAHFGHAAEQIFLNAPERDLTFQILLSPSDPFAAALGVGGFSGMVVKPWNQRDRPISEIVQDMQYQLSQIPGLQVFAAQPPALPGGSNFPVEFVIASTAEPEQMLQLAQQLQMKAMESGLFYFPPDIDLKYDQPQSEVVIDHRKVAALGLNNAQIGADLSAALGGNYVNRLNMDGRAYKVIPQVSRVERLNPDQLKDIYVSGPEGQLMPLSAVATITDSTVPRSLNRFQQLNAVKLSGMTAQLDEGLKVLEKAAEEILPPGYTINYTGESRQLRTEGGKFLPALGLAILMIFLVLSVQFNSFRDPFVILLGSAPLAMFGALIFTTLKMPDPNMPYWTNGWTTTMNIYAQVGLVTLVGLISKNGILIVEFANKLQMQGMDKLNAVHQAAMTRLRPVLMTSVATVAGHFPLTLVEGPGAAARNSIGLVLVGGMAIGTLFTLFVTPALYVLLARQHKDDPVGDEVESGHPQPVAS; encoded by the coding sequence ATGAAAGCTTTTACTGATATATTCGTGCGGCGTCCGGTGCTGGCCCTGGTGGTCAACATCGTCATTATTATCGCCGGCGTGCAGGCCTGGAACTCACTCAGCGTACGCCAGTACCCGCAAAGCGAGAACGCCTCCGTCACGGTGGCCACGACTTACGTGGGAGCCAGCGCGGACGTGGTGCGGGGGTTTGTCACCACCGCGATTGAACGCGCTATCGCCTCCGCTGACGGTGTGGATTACATCGAGTCCAAGAGCATGCTGGGGCTGTCTCTGGTGACCGCCCGGCTGAAGCTTAACTACGATCCCACCAAGGCGCTGGCGGACATCACCGCCAAGGTGAATCAGGTGCGCAACGAGCTGCCCGCCGGCTCGGAGCTGCCCGCCATAAGCGTGCAATCCGCCGATTCGGAATTCGCCGCCGCCTACCTCAGCTTTTGGTCCGAATCGTTGTCACAGAGCGAAATCACCGACTATCTGGTGCGCGTGGTGCAGCCGCGTCTGGCCGCGCTGTCCGGCGTGCAGCGGGCGGATATCTTCGGCGCCCGCACTTTCGCCATGCGCATCTGGCTGAAACCGGATCACATGGCGGCGATGAACATCAGCCCCTCGCAAGTGCGCGACGCCCTCGCCGCCAATAACTATCTGGCGCCGGTGGGCAGCACCAAAGGCAGTTTCGTACAGACCTATCTGACCGCCAACACAGACCTGCATACCGTGGAGGAGTTCAAGGAACTGGTGATCCGCCAGGAGAACGACACCATTATTCGTCTGCAGGATATCGCCGACGTGGAGTTGGGCGCGGAAGAATACGACACCGAAGTCAGCTTCAACGGCCAGACCGCCGTGTTCATGGGCATCTTCCCGCTTCCCAGCGCCAATACGATTGAAGTGGTGGAGCGGGTGCGCAAAGACCTGGAAGCGATTACGGAAGACCTGCCCCCCGGCCTGCAGGGCGGCATTGGCTATGACGCGTCGGAGTACATCAACAACGCCATTCATGAAGTAGTGGGCACCCTGACCGACACGCTGTTGATCGTGGTGGTGGTGATCTTCCTGTTCCTGGGGTCTTTCCGCTCCGTACTGGTGCCGATTGTGGCGATACCCGTGTCCCTGATCGGCGCCATCTTCCTGATGCAGGTGTTTGGATTTACGCTGAACCTGCTCACCCTGCTGGCGATTGTCCTCTCTGTGGGGCTGGTGGTGGATGACGCCATCGTCGTAGTGGAAAACGTCGAACGACATCTGCGGGAAGGCCGCAGTCCGGTTGAAGCCGCGCGTATTGGCGCGCGGGAGTTGATCGGTCCGGTCATCGCCATGACCATCACCCTCGCGGCGGTGTACACACCTATAGGCCTGCAAGGCGGTTTGACTGGCGCCTTGTTCCGCGAGTTCGCCTTGACCCTGGCGGGAGCGGTAACTATTTCGGGCATTGTCGCCCTCACGTTGTCGCCGATGATGAGCGCCAAGTTGCTGCGCAGCGCCGAGAGCGAGGAAAAAGGCTTCACTGGCTGGGTCAACCACCGTTTTGATCGCCTGCGCGACGGCTACGGCAATGTGCTGGAAAAAGTGCTGCGCGCGCGCCCGGCGGTGTACACCATCTGGGCGGGGCTCAGTCTGATGGTGATCCCCATGTACATGTTCTCTCCCAAAGAACTGGCGCCGTTGGAAGATCAGGGCTTTATGTTCGGCATCATCAACAATGCCGCCAACGCGTCGGCGGATCAGAAGGCGCATTTCGGTCACGCCGCAGAGCAAATCTTTCTGAACGCGCCGGAACGTGATCTGACCTTCCAGATACTGTTGTCGCCCTCCGACCCTTTTGCAGCGGCGCTGGGCGTCGGCGGTTTCAGCGGCATGGTGGTGAAGCCCTGGAATCAGCGCGACCGCCCCATCTCGGAAATCGTGCAGGACATGCAGTACCAGTTAAGTCAGATTCCCGGCCTGCAGGTGTTCGCGGCGCAGCCGCCCGCCCTGCCCGGCGGCAGCAACTTCCCGGTGGAATTCGTCATCGCCTCCACTGCGGAACCGGAACAGATGCTGCAACTCGCGCAACAACTGCAGATGAAGGCGATGGAAAGCGGCTTGTTCTACTTTCCGCCGGATATCGACCTGAAGTACGACCAGCCGCAGTCCGAAGTGGTGATCGACCATCGCAAAGTGGCGGCGCTTGGGCTCAATAACGCGCAAATTGGCGCAGACCTGAGCGCGGCCCTGGGCGGCAACTACGTCAATCGTCTCAACATGGACGGACGCGCCTACAAGGTGATTCCTCAAGTGTCGCGAGTGGAGCGTTTGAATCCGGATCAGCTCAAGGATATCTACGTCTCCGGCCCCGAGGGGCAGTTGATGCCGCTCAGCGCTGTGGCCACGATCACCGACAGCACCGTGCCGCGTTCACTGAACCGCTTTCAACAGCTTAATGCGGTGAAGCTGTCCGGCATGACCGCTCAGTTGGACGAAGGCTTAAAGGTACTGGAAAAAGCGGCGGAAGAAATCCTGCCGCCGGGCTACACCATCAACTACACGGGCGAGTCCCGTCAGCTGCGTACGGAAGGAGGCAAGTTCCTGCCTGCGCTGGGGCTGGCGATTCTGATGATCTTCCTGGTGCTGTCGGTGCAGTTCAATTCCTTCCGCGACCCCTTCGTCATTCTGTTGGGCTCAGCGCCATTGGCCATGTTCGGCGCTCTGATCTTCACCACGTTGAAGATGCCGGACCCGAATATGCCCTATTGGACCAACGGCTGGACCACGACTATGAACATCTATGCTCAGGTGGGGCTGGTGACGCTGGTGGGATTGATCTCCAAAAACGGCATCCTGATCGTGGAGTTCGCCAACAAGCTACAAATGCAGGGTATGGATAAACTCAACGCCGTACATCAGGCCGCCATGACCCGTCTGCGTCCGGTACTCATGACCTCCGTCGCCACCGTCGCGGGCCACTTCCCGCTGACCCTGGTGGAAGGCCCCGGCGCTGCAGCCCGTAACTCCATCGGTCTGGTGCTGGTGGGCGGTATGGCTATCGGCACCCTGTTCACGCTGTTTGTGACGCCGGCGTTGTATGTGCTGCTGGCGCGGCAGCATAAGGACGACCCTGTCGGTGACGAAGTTGAGTCCGGCCATCCTCAACCAGTAGCCAGTTAA
- a CDS encoding superoxide dismutase family protein translates to MHKLAITVAAATLALSGAFSAHAQNATRVSVNKISEDGVGDKIGSIILEPTPHGVLIRPILEGLEPGMHGFHLHEKGSCDAAEKSGEMTAGAAAGGHYDPDKEGGHTGPFRPGHQGDLPALFVDEEGNASQQVLAPKLKVEDMRGHALIIHEGGDNYSDKPDLGGGGARIACGVVIDEDIQSQSGVQQQKQQDGGAS, encoded by the coding sequence ATGCACAAACTGGCTATTACCGTCGCCGCTGCAACCCTGGCGTTGAGCGGCGCTTTTAGCGCCCATGCGCAAAACGCCACGCGGGTTTCCGTTAACAAAATCAGCGAGGACGGCGTTGGCGACAAAATTGGTTCTATCATTCTGGAGCCCACTCCGCATGGCGTATTAATCAGGCCAATCCTGGAAGGGCTGGAGCCGGGAATGCATGGCTTTCACCTGCATGAAAAAGGGAGCTGCGATGCGGCGGAGAAGAGTGGTGAGATGACGGCGGGCGCAGCGGCCGGAGGACATTACGACCCTGACAAAGAGGGCGGACATACGGGACCGTTTCGTCCCGGACACCAAGGCGATCTGCCAGCGCTATTTGTCGATGAAGAGGGAAACGCCAGTCAACAAGTTCTGGCGCCCAAGCTCAAAGTTGAAGACATGCGCGGACACGCCCTGATCATCCACGAAGGCGGCGACAACTACTCCGACAAACCTGATCTCGGAGGCGGCGGCGCGCGCATCGCCTGTGGCGTCGTGATCGATGAGGACATCCAATCGCAATCAGGCGTACAGCAGCAGAAGCAGCAGGACGGCGGCGCCAGCTAG
- a CDS encoding ABC transporter substrate-binding protein: MNHRTWKAKGLIALIVGVLFASGSVFAEKRALVVAGDEEKKGGYLVDITEAAFSRVGYATDFRFVPWSRALTKSIAGEYDMLLAAYYTKERAEKLAYSNPIGVAQVMLLERKESAISYQKIEDLKPYRIGHISNSKVSPEFDRAEAEYLNIEYAFDAETNIRKLLAGRLDLVVEKKQRIIQLVNTVFASEAHKLAFVTPPLHTNYFHNCVSKANPDYQKIIHDFNLGLDIIRKDGTEARILKKYGEDGEL, from the coding sequence ATGAATCACAGAACCTGGAAGGCCAAAGGACTCATCGCCCTGATCGTTGGCGTTCTCTTCGCTTCCGGGTCCGTCTTCGCAGAAAAAAGAGCGCTCGTGGTCGCTGGCGATGAAGAGAAGAAAGGCGGCTATCTGGTCGACATTACGGAAGCCGCCTTCAGTCGAGTCGGCTACGCTACCGATTTTCGTTTCGTGCCCTGGTCCAGAGCGCTTACCAAGAGCATCGCAGGCGAATACGATATGTTATTGGCCGCCTATTACACCAAGGAGCGGGCGGAAAAGCTGGCCTATTCCAACCCCATCGGCGTCGCGCAGGTCATGCTATTAGAGCGAAAAGAAAGCGCAATCTCCTACCAGAAGATTGAGGACCTGAAACCCTACCGGATTGGCCATATCAGCAACTCCAAAGTCAGTCCCGAGTTCGATAGAGCGGAAGCGGAATATTTGAACATAGAGTACGCGTTTGACGCCGAAACCAATATCCGCAAGCTGCTGGCGGGCAGACTGGATCTGGTCGTTGAGAAAAAGCAGCGTATCATACAGCTGGTGAATACCGTGTTCGCCTCCGAGGCCCACAAGCTGGCGTTTGTCACCCCTCCCCTGCACACCAACTATTTTCACAACTGCGTGTCAAAAGCGAATCCCGACTACCAGAAAATCATTCACGACTTCAATCTTGGCCTGGATATCATCCGCAAAGATGGAACCGAAGCGCGAATATTGAAGAAGTATGGGGAAGACGGGGAGCTTTGA